One Trichosurus vulpecula isolate mTriVul1 chromosome 7, mTriVul1.pri, whole genome shotgun sequence genomic region harbors:
- the LOC118858030 gene encoding allatostatin-A receptor-like has product MEFTPRLNATTKDNHYSLSESRLRPFFATFCGLILLVGLLANGLMLIILGRGTGLRGQAPGPLLALTNSLMVNITLSDLVFLVYVVPVLLLTFLQEDWWLGSSVCTTSQSFNMGTMFCTFYSMVATALLRHTAVAFPTVVFPAGRRAQLLLCLTMWILGFSVSLPNWLYQKVVEEGREDGEEVAVGPGSELIHSCLMLLGPAQTARYFTLLGALAFLPFALMLVLSFTHLGWLLWSREWPQVPLDVRQHREATGLILVVLVVFVVMWGPCSVLGYVAASGDLPDTFMVFVATSLCTILAYSNCAVSPILCFCLSRQFQAGLKDLFCCSVLERVVQRHGGVVQGVQEG; this is encoded by the coding sequence ATGGAGTTCACTCCAAGACTCAATGCCACCACGAAGGACAACCACTACAGCCTGTCTGAGTCTCGACTTCGCCCTTTCTTTGCCACCTTCTGCGGCCTCATCCTGCTGGTTGGGTTGCTGGCCAATGGGCTAATGCTGATTATCTTGGGCAGGGGCACGGGTTTGAGGggccaggccccaggcccactctTGGCTCTGACCAATAGCCTCATGGTGAACATCACCCTCTCAGATCTGGTCTTCCTGGTTTACGTGGTCCCTGTTTTGCTGCTGACCTTCCTCCAGGAGGACTGGTGGCTGGGCTCCTCTGTGTGCACCACCAGCCAGAGCTTCAACATGGGCACCATGTTCTGCACCTTCTACAGCATGGTCGCCACTGCCCTCCTCCGCCATACCGCCGTGGCCTTCCCCACCGTGGTCTTCCCAGCTGGCAGAAGGGCTCAGCTGTTACTCTGCTTGACCATGTGGATCCTaggtttctctgtgtctctaccCAACTGGCTGTACCAGAAGGTGGTGGAAGAGGGCagggaagatggggaggaggtgGCTGTGGGACCAGGATCTGAGCTTATCCACTCGTGCCTGATGCTCCTGGGCCCCGCCCAGACCGCCCGCTATTTCACCCTCCTCGGGGCCCTGGCCTTCCTGCCCTTCGCCCTGATGTTAGTGCTTAGTTTCACTCACCTGGGCTGGCTCTTGTGGAGCAGGGAGTGGCCCCAGGTCCCACTGGATGTCCGACAGCACCGAGAAGCCACGGGCCTCATCCTGGTGGTGTTAGTTGTCTTTGTGGTCATGTGGGGGCCCTGTTCTGTGCTGGGCTATGTGGCTGCCTCAGGAGACCTACCCGATACCTTCATGGTCTTTGTGGCTACCAGCCTCTGTACCATCCTGGCCTACTCCAACTGCGCCGTCAGCCCAattctctgtttctgcctctcgAGGCAGTTTCAGGCAGGGCTCAAGGACCTCTTCTGCTGCTCTGTCCTGGAAAGGGTAGTCCAAAGACACGGTGGAGTGGTGCAGGGTGTCCAGGAGGGGTGA